In Mercurialis annua linkage group LG6, ddMerAnnu1.2, whole genome shotgun sequence, the following are encoded in one genomic region:
- the LOC126688229 gene encoding UDP-arabinopyranose mutase 3 translates to MAGSSIKPTPLLKDELDIVIPTIRNLDFLEMWRPFFEQYHLIIVQDGDPSKIIKVPEGFDYELYNRNDINRILGPKASCISFKDSACRCFGYMVSKKKYIYTIDDDCFVAKDPSNKEINALEQHIKNLLSPSTPYFFNTLYDPYREGADFVRGYPFSLRGGVPTAVSHGLWLNIPDYDAPTQLVKPLEKNTRYVDMVLTIPKGTLFPMCGMNLAFDRELIGPAMYFGLMGDGQPIGRYDDMWAGWCMKVICDHMGWGVKTGLPYIWHSKASNPFVNLKKEYKGIFWQEELIPFFQAVVIPKECTTVQQCYIEIAKQVREKLSNTDPYFVKLADAMVTWIEAWDELNSAEAKPAAEKVANGTAK, encoded by the exons ATGGCAGGATCTTCAATCAAACCCACTCCCCTTTTGAAAGATGAGTTAGACATAGTAATACCCACCATCAGAAATCTTGATTTCTTGGAGATGTGGAGGCCATTCTTTGAGCAATATCACTTGATCATTGTTCAAGATGGTGACCCATCAAAGATTATCAAGGTTCCTGAAGGCTTTGACTATGAACTCTATAATAGGAATGATATTAATAGGATCTTGGGTCCAAAAGCTTCTTGCATTTCTTTCAAAGACTCTGCTTGTAGGTGCTTTGGTTATATGGTGTCCAAGAAGAAGTATATTTATACTATTGATGATGATTGCTTT GTTGCCAAAGATCCATCCAACAAAGAGATCAATGCTCTTGAGCAGCACATCAAAAACCTTCTAAGTCCGTCGACTCCGTATTTTTTCAATACACTTTATGATCCATACAGAGAAGGAGCAGACTTTGTTCGTGGATACCCTTTCAGTCTCCGAGGAGGTGTTCCTACTGCTGTATCTCACGGCCTCTGGCTTAACATTCCTGATTATGATGCTCCCACCCAGCTTGTGAAGCCTCTTGAGAAAAATACGAG GTATGTTGATATGGTTCTGACAATACCCAAAGGAACCTTGTTTCCGATGTGTGGCATGAACTTGGCATTCGACCGCGAGTTGATCGGACCTGCAATGTACTTTGGTCTCATGGGCGACGGTCAGCCAATTGGTCGATACGATGATATGTGGGCTGGCTGGTGCATGAAG GTGATATGCGACCACATGGGATGGGGAGTTAAGACGGGTCTGCCGTACATATGGCACAGTAAAGCAAGCAACCCATTTGTGAACCTGAAAAAGGAGTACAAGGGGATATTCTGGCAGGAAGAACTAATCCCATTCTTCCAAGCTGTAGTGATTCCAAAGGAATGCACCACTGTTCAACAATGCTATATTGAAATTGCCAAGCAAGTGAGGGAGAAGCTCAGCAACACCGATCCCTACTTCGTCAAATTAGCAGATGCAATGGTCACTTGGATTGAGGCCTGGGATGAACTCAACTCTGCTGAAGCTAAGCCTGCTGCTGAAAAAGTAGCCAATGGCACTGCAAAGTAG